The following are encoded together in the Erpetoichthys calabaricus chromosome 16, fErpCal1.3, whole genome shotgun sequence genome:
- the c16h14orf28 gene encoding uncharacterized protein C14orf28 homolog, producing the protein MDSKFFSMKYAQALKNLIRNVEGDSWVQSERTKTLFEEIRASIKNNVDQDRSFWRPVLPWGGVYTIKAGRKAISCTPLYVKINLKNTCTIDGFLMLLYVILREKETFPREVAIYLGKDFVEHFLYLMDSYDYTTVKLLWIWDKMEKQQYKSQIHKAALEIDLFGNEHENFTKNLENLMSTIQESLCSNWKCPARFQEYMQRMIKINPPHEIPNGDLIQTAVDEFFCPKIVLCEEIGCDGQREFSQRVFCHGPPPFVILNMQLWKSEELAYVPYYLDLSDHRYSLEGATLFNKEEHHYSAAFQIDGYWMHYDGLRNDNLILLNKPPQFLLLSSLVYIRATEN; encoded by the exons ATGGACAGCAAATTCTTTTCAATGAAATATGCACAGGCTCTGAAGAATCTCATCCGCAACGTAGAAGGGGACAGCTGGGTGCAGAGTGAAAG aacaaaaacattatttgaaGAAATCAGAGCATCCATCAAAAACAATGTGGACCAAGACCGGTCATTCTGGAGGCCTGTGCTCCCATGGGGTGGTGTTTATACAATTAAGGCAGGCCGAAAGGCTATTTCTTGCACTCCCCTCTATGTGAAGATCAACCTCAAGAACACCTGCACTATTGATGGTTTCTTAATGCTTTTATATGTGATTCTGAGGGAGAAAGAGACCTTTCCAAGGGAGGTAGCCATATACTTGGGCAAGGATTTTGTTGAACATTTTCTCTACTTGATGGATTCCTATGATTATACCACAGTGAAGTTGCTTTGGATATGGGATAAAATGGAGAAGCAGCAGTACAAGTCTCAGATTCATAAGGCAGCCTTGGAGATTGACTTGTTTGGAAATGAGCATGAAAACTTTACAAAGAACCTGGAAAACCTTATGTCCACCATTCAGGAGAGCTTGTGTTCAAACTGGAAGTGTCCAGCACGCTTCCAGGAGTACATGCAGAGAATGATAAAGATTAA CCCGCCACATGAAATACCTAATGGTGACTTAATTCAGACTGCAGTAGATGAATTCTTCTGCCCCAAAATAGTGCTATGTGAAGAAATTGG GTGTGATGGACAACGGGAGTTCTCCCAGAGGGTATTTTGTCACGGTCCCCCACCATTTGTGATTTTAAACATGCAGCTGTGGAAGTCTGAAGAGCTTGCATATGTTCCATATTACCTAGACTTGTCCGATCACAG ATATTCCCTGGAAGGAGCCACTTTGTTTAACAAGGAGGAGCATCATTACTCTGCAGCTTTCCAGATCGATGGCTACTGGATGCACTATGACGGTCTCAGAAATGACAatcttattttattaaacaaacctCCACAATTCTTGCTCCTTTCCTCACTGGTTTATATTCGGGCAACAGAAAACTGA